From the Montipora capricornis isolate CH-2021 chromosome 2, ASM3666992v2, whole genome shotgun sequence genome, one window contains:
- the LOC138037607 gene encoding uncharacterized protein, producing the protein MFYADDTQLYVAVKPSTPELAIDSLSTCIKAVFAWNTCNKLQTNRGKTEVLRLTSRFVKNPSLGLQFMVAGVPVDITSKTRNLGVIMDANFTLSSHINDLCKKAFFFINSIGRIRKYLPPDPLKRLVNALVISHLDYCNSLLYGLPSYELAKLQRVQNTAARLIVGARRFDHMTPILRDLHWLPIPARLEFKILLLTFKCLHNQGPSYLRELLKFRNPSRTLRSSKQSLLQNSYRPNTLYYGERAFAFAAPKLWNSIPEHMKSASSLSTFKTALKTYLFRRHLLDDQ; encoded by the coding sequence ATGTTTTACGCTGACGATACGCAGCTCTATGTCGCAGTGAAACCATCAACACCTGAATTGGCTATTGACTCTCTGTCTACTTGCATTAAAGCTGTCTTTGCCtggaatacatgtaataagctaCAGACTAATCGTGGAAAAACAGAGGTCCTGCGTTTAACATCTCGATTTGTGAAAAATCCCTCACTAGGACTTCAGTTCATGGTTGCTGGAGTCCCTGTGGACATTACATCAAAGACCAGAAACCTTGGAGTTATCATGGATGCTAATTTCACCTTATCCAGCCATATCAATGATCTTTGTAAAAAAGCTTTCTTCTTCATTAACTCTATTGGCCGCATTCGGAAGTATCTACCTCCGGACCCACTTAAGCGATTGGTAAATGCACTTGTTATTTCGCATCTAGACTATTGTAACAGTCTCCTATATGGTCTGCCCTCTTACGAACTCGCTAAGCTACAAAGAGTTCAGAATACTGCAGCTAGGCTGATTGTAGGAGCTCGTCGATTTGACCATATGACCCCTATTTTGAGGGATCTCCACTGGTTGCCTATACCTGCCAGACTGGAATTTAAGATCCTGCTTCTTACGTTTAAGTGTCTCCACAATCAAGGTCCATCTTACCTCCGTGAGCTACTCAAGTTTCGGAATCCTTCACGGACACTTCGCTCCTCCAAGCAATCCTTACTTCAGAACTCGTACCGCCCTAATACCCTCTACTATGGTGAGAGGGCGTTTGCCTTCGCTGCTCCTAAACTGTGGAACTCTATACCTGAGCATATGAAGTCAGCCTCGTCTCTATCAACTTTTAAAACGGcacttaaaacttacctttttcgtCGCCACCTCCTTGATGACCAATGA